A genomic region of Torulaspora delbrueckii CBS 1146 chromosome 7, complete genome contains the following coding sequences:
- the AMA1 gene encoding Ama1p (similar to Saccharomyces cerevisiae AMA1 (YGR225W); ancestral locus Anc_5.104) — MYTSDRKRPCTNGNEALAQRRLAYQSKRPCLALGGAVAAVGVDMDRFIPNVTSGSAYKASPSLKSFNVRDSELLGRSPSPERLSSPGFFHDLRQTGHYEAINGEVRDSEASRVLEGSSSAFTSMMVSGTDTPKLSFEHKRHREYIADSLGFQSPQRVLQFTTPGSRCDNKAGNGPHKTRHTVDQHHHYLAVDPLTTALPPSKVMAYLATSAFSRMNQSFSFVSNDDGNRPARRMKSHIPYRVLDAPCLRNDFYSNLVSWSKNTDNVMVGLGCSVYMWSDKHGAIPVLSHDYLNRKHDVVTCVSFCPQNLLFVIGTKQGRVLLFDQEVCLERHREEDSLTPLYEYQSSTLRGISCVQWLQKGITSSLLIGEECGDISYLIVKESLHLLEATYPSQDKSEDSRRLGTPTRSQFQYSDNYQGYKLECLSKFQAQAQQVCGISLNEDQTLLAIGGNDNSCTLWDVSSIQDPKLRFILPHNAAVKAVAFCPWSKSLLATGGGSKDRTIKFWHTSTGTLLDQIEACGQVTSLIWSTRYKQIVATFGFGDLDDPILITLYSYPKLTPLKQVHSPTPLRVLSAVASPNITSICVATNDETIRFYDLWNDKEEVINEAHEPGLFGSEIMEYVEGIEGGHNKMIR; from the exons ATGTATACCAGCGACCGTAAGAGACCCTGCACGAATGGAAATGAAGCTTTGGCACAGAGAAGGCTGGCCTACCAATCTAAGAGGCCCTGTTTGGCTCTTGGAGGCGCCGTTGCCGCTGTTGGCGTCGACATGGATCGGTTCATCCCGAATGTAACGTCTGGGAGTGCTTATAAGGCTTCTCCATCACTGAAGAGCTTTAATGTACGCGATTCTGAACTTTTAGGGAGGTCTCCCTCTCCGGAGAGACTTTCTAGTCCCGGATTCTTTCATGACTTGAGACAGACGGGTCATTATGAGGCTATAAATGGTGAAGTTAGGGATAGTGAAGCTTCTAGAGTCTTGGAGGGATCCTCGAGTGCTTTTACGTCTATGATGGTAAGCGGAACAGACACTCCGAAGCTTTCATTTGAACATAAGAGGCACAGAGAATATATAGCAGACTCTTTGGGATTTCAATCACCACAAAGAGTGCTTCAATTTACTACTCCAGGATCAAGATGCGATAATAAAGCCGGTAATGGGCCTCACAAGACTCGCCATACAGTTGACCAACATCACCATTACCTGGCTGTGGACCCTTTGACTACGGCTTTGCCTCCAAGTAAAGTTATGGCATATTTGGCTACATCTGCTTTCTCCAGAATGAACCAGAGTTTCTCTTTTGTGtctaatgatgatggaAACAGACCCGCTAGGAGAATGAAATCGCATATTCCGTATAGAGTACTAGATGCTCCATGTCTGAGGAACGATTTTTATTCTAATCTGGTCTCGTGGTCAAAAAATACTGATAATGTAATGGTTGGGCTCGGTTGCTCGGTGTATATGTGGTCAGACAAGCACGGTGCCATACCAGTGTTGAGCCATGACTATCTGAATCGCAAGCATGATGTTGTTACTTGCGTTTCGTTTTGTCCCCAGAATCTGCTATTTGTTATAGGTACCAAGCAGGGACGCGTACTACTGTTTGACCAAGAAGTGTGCCTAGAGCGCCATCGCGAAGAGGATTCCTTGACTCCCTTGTATGAGTATCAATCTTCTACTTTGAGAGGAATAAGCTGCgttcaatggcttcagAAAGGTATCACCAGTAGCCTGTTGATTGGGGAAGAATGTGGTGATATAAGCTACCTAATAGTGAAGGAATCGTTACATTTGCTTGAAGCCACCTATCCTAGCCAAGATAAGTCTGAAGATAGCCGCAGACTTGGCACACCCACTAGATCACAATTTCAGTACAGTGATAATTATCAGGGCTACAAATTAGAATGCttgtcaaaatttcaagcaCAAGCTCAGCAAGTTTGTG GTATCTCGCTTAATGAAGATCAAACTCTCCTGGCAATTGGTGGTAATGACAACTCTTGCACACTCTGGGACGTATCTTCGATCCAAGATCCAAAATTAAGGTTTATCCTACCACACAACGCTGCTGTGAAAGCTGTTGCCTTCTGCCCCTGGTCGAAGTCTTTGCTGGCGACAGGCGGCGGCAGCAAAGATAGAACAATCAAATTTTGGCATACTTCTACAGGCACTCTGCTGGATCAGATTGAAGCTTGTGGGCAAGTTACTTCACTCATATGGTCGACGAGGTACAAGCAAATCGTTGCAACTTTCGGGTTTGGCGACTTGGACGATCCCATTCTCATTACGCTTTACTCATATCCAAAGCTCACGCCGCTAAAGCAAGTACACTCTCCAACCCCATTAAGAGTGCTTAGCGCAGTAGCATCTCCAAATATCACATCAATCTGTGTAGccaccaatgatgaaaCTATAAGATTTTACGATTTATGGAACGACAAAGAGGAAGTCATTAACGAAGCCCACGAACCAGGCCTATTTGGGTCCGAAATAATGGAATATGTCGAGGGAATCGAAGGCGGTCACAATAAGATGATAAGAtaa
- the HSV2 gene encoding phosphatidylinositol-3,5-bisphosphate binding protein HSV2 (similar to Saccharomyces cerevisiae HSV2 (YGR223C); ancestral locus Anc_5.105) codes for MNVRKAIVESQAGRPARFLQVAFNQDDSCFSGATEDGFMIYNTDPLACKLTKRFQEADENGLSGAGGGIGYTRMLYRTNYTALVGGGKRPRYPLNKLVIWDDLQQRESVILKFMSPIRQVFLSRIHIVVVLESAVEVFQFNTTPKRICPSLEISPYGIVDFVVTQTRYRRESQDSMVNGASDAGSSGVNGILAFPSARSVGQVHIADLARLKRNNQNPEGTQLLPTSIIKAHKSPIRFLRLNHQGTMVATCSEQGTLIRVFSVHNGSLIKEFRRGSDRADIYEMSFSPKGTKLAVVSDKQTLHIFQISTTKEANEETTKNKTHALKNLVPSGWKPKYLDSIWSMCSVHLKNPMLRDGDSDARLRRDRCKIGWCKYTGNDNSNAYDEEDSIVLVWRISGIWEKYVMLEKESKQVYTAQETLRQDSNGSTAWEMVRESWREL; via the coding sequence ATGAATGTCAGAAAAGCCATCGTGGAGTCACAGGCGGGACGGCCGGCACGGTTCTTGCAAGTAGCATTTAATCAGGATGATTCTTGCTTTAGTGGGGCCACAGAGGATGGATTCATGATCTACAACACTGATCCGCTGGCTTGCAAGCTTACGAAAAGGTTTCAAGAGGCTGACGAGAATGGTTTAAGTGGTGCTGGTGGTGGGATTGGCTACACGAGGATGCTTTACCGGACAAATTATACTGCACTCGTTGGTGGTGGTAAGAGACCTCGATACCCATTGAATAAGCTAGTAATATGGGATGACTTACAACAGCGAGAAAGTGttattttgaaatttatgTCTCCAATCAGGCAAGtttttttgtcaagaatACATATCGTTGTTGTGTTAGAATCTGCAGTTGAAGTTTTCCAGTTCAACACTACGCCCAAGAGGATATGCCCATCGCTGGAGATCTCGCCTTATGGGATTGTTGACTTCGTGGTGACACAAACACGTTACAGACGGGAATCGCAGGATTCGATGGTAAATGGAGCCTCAGATGCGGGTTCTAGCGGTGTAAATGGGATTTTAGCGTTCCCGTCTGCGAGAAGTGTAGGTCAAGTGCATATTGCTGACTTGGCAAGGTTGAAACGTAACAATCAGAACCCAGAGGGCACACAGCTGCTACCAACTTCGATTATCAAGGCACATAAGTCGCCAATTCGGTTCTTGCGGCTGAATCATCAGGGAACTATGGTAGCAACCTGTTCCGAACAAGGAACACTGATCCGGGTCTTTAGCGTCCATAACGGCTCATTGATCAAGGAGTTTAGACGAGGTTCGGATAGAGCCGATATCTATGAAATGTCTTTCAGCCCAAAAGGTACCAAGCTGGCAGTGGTATCCGATAAACAAACTTTGCatatcttccaaatctCCACCACGAAGGAGGCTAATGAAGAGACAACTAAAAACAAGACTCACgcattgaagaatttggtTCCTTCGGGATGGAAACCAAAATATTTGGACTCCATATGGTCGATGTGTAGCGtgcatttgaagaaccCAATGCTCAGAGATGGTGATAGTGATGCCCGACTGCGGCGGGACAGGTGCAAGATCGGTTGGTGCAAATACACCGGGAACGATAACAGTAATGCTtacgatgaggaagatagCATAGTGCTTGTATGGAGGATTAGTGGGATTTGGGAAAAATACGTGATGTTGGAGAAAGAGTCCAAACAGGTTTACACAGCTCAGGAGACTTTAAGACAAGATTCAAATGGATCAACCGCTTGGGAAATGGTCCGCGAGTCCTGGAGAGAGTTGTAA
- the PET54 gene encoding Pet54p (similar to Saccharomyces cerevisiae PET54 (YGR222W); ancestral locus Anc_5.106), translated as MSSKVIGSVLNRLKGGKVVGTKLEPSVRATNGATALKYRSYNASLEIEDFQSILPEKTFAVSSGTKEPVGFELIKSRDPRFFQFKDYYVLLFKDEKLLKEYYQATQLARIHKVRVKFTPLPSGQRSEHVYSHYVENLEAAFESSRMYTEQYKKKRPFDQETFDLAQLQQRVRPIEERSALVWNLPPEMRSHNLMDRFWFYDIKHCFKLYWDDSIGKTLYYVAFNDRNDCMKFKRNFHGVYFDDDPKWKLLVETLH; from the coding sequence ATGTCTTCGAAGGTGATTGGAAGTGTTTTAAACCGTTTGAAAGGTGGGAAAGTGGTTGGAACTAAGTTGGAGCCATCCGTGCGGGCGACAAACGGTGCTACAGCGTTAAAATATAGAAGTTATAATGCTTCGTTGGAAATCGAGGATTTTCAGTCGATCTTACCAGAGAAGACGTTTGCAGTGAGTAGTGGGACCAAGGAGCCAGTTGGATTCGAGTTAATCAAAAGTCGGGATCCGAGGTTTTTCCAATTTAAAGATTACTATGTTTTACTCtttaaagatgaaaaattgcttAAGGAATATTACCAGGCCACCCAGCTTGCAAGGATCCATAAAGTTCGTGTTAAGTTTACGCCGCTGCCGAGTGGCCAAAGGAGTGAGCATGTTTATTCTCACTATGTTGAGAACTTAGAAGCGGCTTTCGAGTCGAGCAGGATGTATACAGAACAGTACAAAAAAAAACGGCCTTTcgatcaagaaacttttgatctAGCCCAATTGCAACAACGGGTGCGACCCATTGAAGAGCGATCAGCCCTAGTTTGGAACCTCCCGCCCGAGATGAGGTCACATAACCTTATGGACAGGTTCTGGTTTTACGATATAAAGCACTGTTTCAAGCTCTACTGGGACGACTCGATCGGTAAGACGCTGTACTACGTTGCATTTAATGATCGGAATGATTGcatgaaattcaaaaggaaCTTTCACGGAGTTTATTTCGATGACGATCCCAAGTGGAAATTGCTCGTTGAGACGTTACATTAG
- the ARR3 gene encoding Arr3p, with protein MTAVEKLGFVERFLTLWIFLSMLIGVLLGYYVPEVKDRLGSSKFADVNIPMAVGLIWMMYPILCKVRYEMLHKVMATKQVWKDIGYSVIINWLVAPLIMVILGWATLPDLVEYRSGLVLVGTARCIAMVLVWNRLAGGDEEFCAIVVAINSMLQIGLYGPLSYLFVVIFSRGTHMGISMWPVVQSVLVFLGIPLGGAVFTRLVLYKISPTFYDKKFIRILAPTSLLALLFVIIIMFAMQGHEIVTNIKTVLRVIVPLLVYFTFMFFSVLAFCYYFCVPYKLTVVQSFTAASNNFELAIAVAASVYGEASKEAMAATIGPLVEVPVLLAFVHVLLFIKSNWYDRKTELCGCKED; from the coding sequence ATGACTGCGGTGGAGAAACTGGGCTTTGTTGAGAGGTTTTTGACATTATGGATTTTTCTATCTATGTTAATCGGGGTACTTCTTGGGTACTATGTTCCAGAAGTAAAAGATAGACTTGGTTCATCGAAATTTGCAGATGTTAACATTCCTATGGCTGTAGGACTAATATGGATGATGTACCCAATTCTATGCAAGGTTAGGTACGAAATGCTGCACAAGGTTATGGCTACAAAACAAGTTTGGAAAGATATTGGATACTCAGTAATAATCAATTGGCTTGTGGCACCTCTGATAATGGTCATTTTGGGGTGGGCAACCTTGCCTGACCTGGTGGAGTACCGTAGCGGCCTTGTGCTCGTTGGAACGGCTCGGTGCATAGCAATGGTACTTGTATGGAACAGGTTGGCGGGtggagatgaagaattttgtGCAATCGTCGTTGCTATCAACTCTATGTTGCAAATTGGACTTTATGGACCACTCTCCTACCTGTTTGTTGTGATCTTTTCGAGAGGAACTCATATGGGGATAAGCATGTGGCCAGTTGTTCAAAGTGTGCTAGTGTTTCTAGGCATCCCTCTAGGTGGTGCAGTCTTTACTAGGCTCGTGTTGTACAAAATATCACCAACATTTTATGACAAGAAGTTCATCAGGATTTTGGCTCCTACCTCGTTATTGGCGCTTCTGTTCGTTATTATCATAATGTTTGCAATGCAGGGACATGAAATCGTTACCAACATCAAGACGGTCCTAAGGGTTATTGTGCCACTGTTGGTGTATTTCACATTTATGTTCTTCTCAGTGCTGGCATTTTGTTACTATTTCTGTGTGCCATACAAGCTAACCGTCGTACAGAGCTTTACAGCTGCTTCCAATAACTTTGAGCTCGCAATTGCAGTGGCTGCAAGTGTCTACGGTGAAGCTAGTAAGGAAGCGATGGCTGCCACGATTGGACCGTTGGTCGAAGTTCCAGTACTCTTAGCATTTGTGCACGTTTTATTATTTATCAAATCCAACTGGTATGATCGAAAGACTGAACTCTGTGGTTGCAAGGAGGATTGA
- the TDEL0G01320 gene encoding uncharacterized protein (similar to Saccharomyces cerevisiae TOS2 (YGR221C) and SKG6 (YHR149C); ancestral locus Anc_5.107), protein MEPTTLMEPTTVMKRSSTSSGCSGSDKSCKKHSDSNAVTVGVAVAIPVGCVLILFAVILWIVYRRNKRESQDDNDPDFQGDTEYLPTNEGREYQLRSVTQEKDDESYLPPNNGRFSRRRDTDPFVLPEDNGSSLRDFARQLKNEEYGPYRLASNTNSRVASQVSLPFEKNEVRISHNVGSTLSPYTSTDFNYTQSDKTPPSESCSSSNPPLEQSPVKSTAGEVTRQYVQDHSGFDVEHSRADTTADRSNSVDMGNVLNQLDSSIRAELQQQSDDDHVIGISPAEEENIQRMKSIYKVYLDRDGTVKQHHIDEPEDKKEEEEDETVEGPSDLHLNAPAESHRVASSIYSAAIPLQSYPEQQYYPVQEQNSQYYPVQDQNSQHFPVQDQNSQHYPVQDQNSQQYMPQRQFPMQYAPHAMPFPQQQQYAHPQTLESIGELPSPAYLPSSSSSHSLTSFRGKYKQAQFQPGVINGTAVNPMDHPEMFYTGNNGSYHSLQNSGQPAAPHQLRQSIVMTDPSQLTGGFKYRPAGSIRSASAANTRSNTMTSHMDPIYQQQQAYNSRVSGLLNEEDVMQPPGVGQILPHSGGSDELRRQIGTSHNYNVS, encoded by the coding sequence ATGGAGCCTACCACTTTGATGGAGCCTACCACTGTGATGAAGCGGTCATCGACCAGTTCAGGGTGTAGTGGTAGCGATAAATCGTGCAAAAAGCATTCTGATAGCAATGCTGTTACCGTTGGGGTTGCAGTAGCGATTCCAGTTGGTTGTGTGTTGATTCTATTTGCTGTTATACTGTGGATCGTCTATAGGAGGAATAAACGTGAGTCGCAGGACGATAACGACCCAGATTTCCAAGGTGATACCGAGTATTTGCCCACCAATGAGGGCAGGGAGTATCAATTGAGATCTGTAACCCAGGAAAAGGACGATGAAAGTTATTTGCCTCCAAATAACGGGCGCTTCAGTCGTAGAAGAGACACGGACCCATTTGTGCTTCCAGAGGATAACGGTTCATCTCTACGGGATTTTGCGCGTCAACTAAAGAATGAAGAGTATGGCCCATACCGTTTGGCGTCCAATACGAATTCCAGGGTCGCAAGTCAAGTTTCTTTAccttttgagaagaatgagGTTAGAATTTCTCACAATGTTGGTTCCACGTTGAGTCCCTACACTTCAACGGATTTCAACTATACTCAGAGTGATAAGACACCGCCTAGTGAGTCTTGTTCTTCGTCAAATCCACCTTTGGAGCAGAGTCCTGTGAAAAGCACTGCAGGAGAGGTTACTAGGCAGTACGTTCAAGATCACAGCGGATTTGATGTTGAACATTCGCGAGCGGATACGACCGCTGATAGGTCGAACAGTGTTGATATGGGAAACGTACTAAATCAGCTTGACAGCTCGATCCGCGCAGAGTTGCAACAGCAATCCGATGACGACCATGTCATCGGCATTTCGCCTgcagaagaggaaaataTACAACGGATGAAGAGTATCTACAAAGTGTACCTAGATCGGGATGGAACCGTGAAGCAACACCACATAGATGAGCCAGAGGACAaaaaggaggaagaagaagacgaaacCGTGGAAGGACCCTCAGATCTCCATCTAAATGCACCTGCGGAGTCACATAGAGTAGCATCTTCCATCTACTCAGCTGCAATACCTCTGCAGTCATATCCGGAACAACAATATTATCCAGTTCAGGAACAAAATTCCCAATACTATCCAGTTCAGGACCAAAACTCTCAACACTTTCCAGTTCAGGACCAAAATTCCCAACACTACCCAGTTCAGGACCAAAACTCTCAGCAATACATGCCCCAACGGCAATTCCCGATGCAATATGCCCCACATGCGATGCCTTTCccacagcaacaacaataTGCCCATCCGCAGACATTGGAAAGTATCGGTGAATTACCGTCCCCTGCATACCTAccgtcatcttcatcatcacaTTCGCTGACTTCCTTTAGAGGCAAGTACAAGCAAGCACAATTTCAACCGGGTGTCATTAACGGTACCGCTGTGAATCCAATGGATCATCCAGAAATGTTCTATACCGGTAACAATGGCTCCTACCATTCTTTACAAAACTCTGGTCAGCCAGCTGCACCTCATCAACTGAGACAAAGTATCGTCATGACAGATCCCTCTCAATTGACTGGTGGTTTCAAATACAGACCTGCTGGATCCATCAGATCTGCCAGCGCCGCAAACACTCGTAGCAATACCATGACTAGTCACATGGATCCAATAtatcaacaacagcagGCTTACAATTCGCGTGTAAGTGGACTGTTGAACGAAGAAGACGTTATGCAACCACCCGGCGTGGGCCAAATCTTACCACACTCCGGTGGCTCAGATGAGTTAAGAAGACAAATCGGTACTTCTCATAACTACAACGTGAGTTAA
- the IMP3 gene encoding snoRNA-binding rRNA-processing protein IMP3 (similar to Saccharomyces cerevisiae IMP3 (YHR148W); ancestral locus Anc_5.108): protein MVRKLKYHEQKLLKKVDFLDWKQDQGHRDTQVMRTYHIQNREDYHKYNRICGDIRRLANKLSLLPPTDPFRVKHEQLLLEKLYAMGILATKSKISDLENKVTVSAVCRRRLPVILHRLKMAETIQDAVKFIEQGHVRVGPNLITDPAYLVTRNMEDYVTWTDNSKIKKTVLRYRNQIDDFDFS from the coding sequence ATGGTTAGAAAATTGAAGTATCATGAGCAAAAACTGCTGAAAAAggttgatttcttggacTGGAAGCAGGACCAAGGTCATCGCGACACTCAGGTCATGAGGACATACCACATCCAGAACCGTGAGGATTACCACAAGTATAATAGAATATGCGGTGACATACGTCGTCTGGCAAACAAACTATCGCTTCTTCCGCCTACAGATCCTTTCAGAGTGAAGCACGAACAATTGCTGCTGGAGAAACTGTATGCCATGGGTATTCTGGCGACCaaatccaaaatttctGACCTGGAAAATAAGGTAACAGTGAGTGCTGTTTGCAGGAGGAGACTACCCGTGATTTTACACCGTCTGAAGATGGCGGAAACAATACAGGATGCAGTTAAATTCATAGAACAAGGACATGTCCGTGTGGGACCAAACCTGATAACGGATCCAGCCTATTTGGTAACCAGAAACATGGAGGATTACGTTACTTGGACGGATAACtcgaagatcaagaagacagTGTTGCGCTACAGAAACcaaatcgatgattttgatttttccTGA
- the MRPL6 gene encoding mitochondrial 54S ribosomal protein uL6m (similar to Saccharomyces cerevisiae MRPL6 (YHR147C); ancestral locus Anc_5.109), with protein MSLGLKRFFSLTGALRSHIGSAAVYLTPQTKVSVQPLIVPKVIRKGNKSMSLSKITTIEGPKGRIEMEIPDFVSVKLEDDNAKLTVSVVNPEEKMQRSMWGTVRSHLNNHIIGVNEGHLASLKFVGTGYRAQLEQNNTFVNVKVGASVMQGLTIPEGITVKSPAPTSLLIEGCNKQQVLLFAANLRKFHPPEPYKGKGIYVNSETIKLKDKKIK; from the coding sequence ATGTCGCTTGGTTTAAAACGgttcttctctttgaccGGTGCATTGAGGTCGCACATCGGTAGTGCAGCAGTGTATCTAACGCCTCAGACAAAGGTTAGTGTTCAACCGCTAATAGTCCCTAAAGTAATCCGTAAGGGCAACAAATCCATGTCTCTATCCAAAATTACTACTATTGAAGGCCCTAAGGGCCGTATCGAGATGGAGATCCCAGATTTTGTGAGTGTGAAACTGGAGGACGACAATGCCAAACTTACCGTATCCGTGGTGAACCCTGAGGAGAAAATGCAGAGATCCATGTGGGGTACCGTGAGGTCGCATCTAAATAATCACATCATTGGTGTCAACGAGGGCCATTTGGCTTCGCTGAAATTCGTAGGTACCGGTTACAGAGCACAATTGGAGCAGAATAACACGTTTGTCAACGTCAAAGTTGGCGCCTCCGTTATGCAGGGACTTACAATACCAGAAGGGATTACTGTAAAGTCTCCAGCGCCTACCTCTTTGCTGATCGAGGGCTGTAACAAGCAACAAGTTCTCCTATTCGCTGCAAATCTGCGGAAATTTCACCCCCCAGAGCCATACAAAGGTAAGGGAATCTATGTAAATAGCGAGaccatcaaattgaaagacaagaagatcaaatgA
- the MRPL9 gene encoding mitochondrial 54S ribosomal protein uL3m (similar to Saccharomyces cerevisiae MRPL9 (YGR220C); ancestral locus Anc_5.110), which yields MSKSLWPNLCKLTFVRNSSTRPVLIAPSVVNTINLEAPKINHCHEQAQLRRWLPLRCGAISKKEGMMPFFDETNGKRVAATVLKLDNVEVMMHRTVEENGYIACQVGYGSKHPAKVSRQLLGHYASKYVNPKEEVSEFRIKNNAGLLPLGTLIKPSFFKAGQYVDLKSISKGKGFAGVMKKYNFKGLKASHGVSIMHRHGGSYGQNQDPGRILPGKKMPGHMGNKNVTIQNVQVLKVDDENGVILVKGSVAGPNGSFVKIQDSIKKPPTNA from the coding sequence ATGTCTAAATCATTGTGGCCTAATCTGTGCAAGTTGACGTTTGTAAGAAACTCTTCGACAAGGCCGGTTCTCATTGCTCCCAGTGTTGTAAATACTATAAACCTGGAAGCACCCAAGATCAACCATTGTCATGAACAAGCACAACTAAGAAGATGGCTACCACTACGTTGTGGAGCAATTTCGAAGAAGGAAGGTATGATGCCTTTTTTTGATGAGACTAATGGGAAAAGAGTAGCCGCAACTGTACTAAAATTGGATAATGTTGAAGTGATGATGCATAGAACTGTGGAAGAAAATGGATATATCGCTTGTCAAGTGGGATATGGGTCGAAGCATCCTGCAAAGGTGAGCAGACAACTCTTGGGACATTATGCCTCGAAATACGTAAATCCTAAGGAAGAAGTCAGTGAGTTTAGGATCAAGAATAATGCAGGTTTACTACCGCTAGGGACTCTCATAAAGCcatcattcttcaaagctggACAATACGTCGACTTAAAATCTATAAGCAAGGGTAAAGGTTTTGCAGGTGTCATGAAAAAATACAACTTTaaaggtttgaaagcttcCCATGGTGTCTCTATTATGCACAGACATGGTGGTTCTTATGGTCAAAATCAGGACCCAGGTCGTATCTTGCCCGGGAAGAAAATGCCTGGTCATATGGGTAACAAAAACGTCACTATTCAAAACGTTCAAGTCTTGAAGGTCGATGACGAGAACGGAGTTATACTGGTTAAAGGCTCTGTAGCTGGTCCTAACGGCTCATTTGTGAAGATTCAGGATTCTATCAAGAAACCTCCAACCAATGCTTGA